Proteins encoded in a region of the Pseudothermotoga elfii DSM 9442 = NBRC 107921 genome:
- a CDS encoding nucleoside phosphorylase — protein MSLQKHIRCKPGDVGEYVLIPGDESRAAKIAERLEDVRKISENRAYHVYTGKLRGVKVSVCSTGIGGPSASIAIEELIKIGAKTLIRVGSAGSRQSYMPIGSLVIATAAYRGEGTSHAYAPSAFPAVADLQVTSSLIKAAESLGYKYYSGIVYTRDAYYVQDEGLNKFLTDSGIVAAEQECSIAFILGTIKHVRVGAILATDSNIWLNPQPPLEEKEKLFSKAEKKAIDVALKAIDILIEEDKLAKKNL, from the coding sequence ATGAGTCTGCAAAAACACATAAGATGTAAACCGGGCGATGTGGGGGAGTATGTTCTTATACCCGGGGACGAATCGCGGGCTGCTAAAATAGCCGAAAGATTAGAAGATGTTAGAAAAATATCTGAAAATCGTGCCTATCATGTCTACACTGGTAAATTAAGAGGAGTAAAAGTAAGCGTCTGCTCAACAGGCATAGGTGGTCCATCTGCCTCCATAGCTATTGAGGAATTGATAAAAATTGGGGCAAAAACTCTCATAAGAGTTGGCTCTGCAGGCTCAAGACAGTCTTACATGCCCATAGGTTCTCTGGTAATTGCTACTGCCGCTTACAGAGGAGAAGGAACATCTCATGCTTACGCACCTTCAGCTTTCCCTGCTGTAGCTGATTTGCAGGTCACTTCTTCTCTCATTAAAGCAGCGGAGTCGTTGGGTTATAAATATTACAGTGGTATTGTTTACACGAGAGACGCCTATTATGTGCAGGATGAAGGCTTAAACAAATTTTTAACCGATAGCGGGATCGTTGCTGCAGAGCAAGAATGCTCAATAGCTTTTATTCTTGGTACAATCAAACATGTTCGGGTAGGTGCAATTCTGGCAACCGATTCTAATATATGGTTGAATCCCCAGCCGCCACTTGAGGAAAAAGAAAAACTTTTCTCTAAAGCAGAAAAAAAGGCAATAGATGTTGCATTAAAAGCAATAGATATACTGATTGAGGAGGATAAACTTGCAAAGAAAAATCTTTAA
- a CDS encoding adenine deaminase C-terminal domain-containing protein has translation MQRKIFKNALIVDVIRQVIFKGWFSVNQGRFEFVEEGEVTTNEPCQLIDLKEKYVVPGFIDAHMHVESSLVTCSSFAKAALKHGTAAVLHDPHEIANVFGADGVKFMIQDGNNQPLRFYCAIPSCVPVTRKKLETANSSIDPVDVEELSKLDRVIALGEVMDYLGVIEENEKLMKIIEVARKNKLLIEGHSPTLRGEKLSKYIAAGIGSDHTLTNPDKINEQLSKGMHVMIQEKSLSEENIKSIMNFPDRSRILLVTDDVIPTRLVKGHLNKIVSLAIKNGWKPLDAIASATIRPATYMKISDMGSISPGKIATFFTTKDITELSVENFYCEGTELSELVFKPAQFSNLPETIKIKNITTDAFKLTNVKDGKRKLNVVTMNQFNTLTGLINETVSVRDGIADGDYVNVCVFRRREESLKGHVGLLKGFGLTKGAIVSSFAHDSHNIVAVGKSIDHLKKATEELLDMKGGMVFFDGENLLKLPLEIGGVITSNEVEKVAGKLDDIEKSLRKNGVKHKNPILFLTILALTVSPEFKFSDLGIVDTENSLLMGNQ, from the coding sequence TTGCAAAGAAAAATCTTTAAAAATGCCCTGATAGTTGATGTTATAAGACAGGTAATTTTTAAAGGATGGTTCTCTGTTAACCAGGGTAGATTTGAATTTGTTGAAGAAGGGGAAGTAACAACAAATGAACCTTGCCAGCTAATTGATTTGAAAGAAAAGTATGTTGTACCCGGCTTCATAGATGCTCATATGCATGTTGAAAGCAGTTTGGTAACATGCAGTAGTTTTGCAAAGGCTGCTCTCAAACATGGAACAGCAGCTGTTCTCCACGATCCCCATGAGATAGCCAATGTTTTTGGTGCTGACGGTGTGAAATTTATGATTCAGGATGGAAATAATCAACCATTGCGGTTTTACTGCGCCATTCCAAGTTGTGTCCCTGTGACAAGAAAAAAACTCGAAACAGCAAATTCGTCAATTGATCCTGTTGATGTAGAAGAACTGTCAAAATTAGATCGGGTAATTGCCTTGGGAGAAGTTATGGATTATCTTGGCGTTATCGAGGAAAACGAAAAACTGATGAAAATCATAGAAGTTGCCAGAAAAAATAAATTGTTAATAGAAGGACACAGCCCAACTTTGAGGGGGGAAAAACTATCAAAATATATAGCCGCAGGCATCGGCTCTGATCACACTCTGACGAATCCAGATAAAATCAACGAACAACTCTCGAAAGGTATGCATGTTATGATACAGGAAAAATCCCTGAGTGAAGAAAACATCAAATCGATCATGAATTTTCCAGATAGATCACGTATTCTACTGGTCACAGATGACGTTATTCCAACAAGACTTGTGAAAGGGCATCTCAACAAAATTGTCTCCCTCGCGATCAAAAACGGCTGGAAACCGTTAGATGCAATAGCATCTGCAACAATAAGACCAGCCACATATATGAAAATAAGCGATATGGGCTCCATATCTCCCGGGAAAATCGCAACATTTTTTACAACAAAAGATATTACAGAGCTTTCAGTGGAAAATTTTTATTGCGAAGGAACCGAGCTCTCCGAGCTCGTTTTCAAACCAGCCCAATTTTCGAATTTACCAGAAACTATAAAGATTAAAAACATTACCACAGATGCTTTTAAACTGACAAATGTAAAAGACGGGAAAAGAAAGTTAAATGTAGTAACTATGAATCAATTCAACACTCTGACCGGCTTGATTAACGAAACAGTTTCTGTTAGAGATGGTATAGCTGATGGTGATTATGTCAATGTGTGTGTTTTCAGAAGGAGAGAGGAATCTCTAAAAGGTCACGTCGGATTGCTGAAAGGTTTTGGGTTAACCAAAGGAGCCATTGTTTCCAGTTTTGCGCATGATTCTCACAACATAGTAGCTGTGGGAAAATCAATTGACCACTTGAAAAAAGCCACAGAAGAATTACTTGATATGAAAGGTGGCATGGTGTTTTTTGATGGAGAAAACCTGTTAAAACTTCCACTCGAAATCGGCGGGGTCATAACCTCAAATGAAGTTGAAAAAGTGGCTGGCAAACTTGATGACATTGAAAAATCCCTCAGAAAAAACGGTGTTAAGCACAAGAATCCCATTCTTTTTCTGACAATCCTTGCTCTGACAGTCAGCCCAGAATTTAAATTTTCAGACCTTGGAATAGTTGATACAGAAAATTCCCTGCTAATGGGCAATCAATGA
- a CDS encoding 4Fe-4S binding protein, protein MGKKLVVKDRERCIGCYSCMYACSRAWHNIIGIEKSAMRVKNYPGVEGAFSVRICQACLEPECAEICPTGALKLSKKGYGVELDRKKCTHCMRCVKACSAGALQWDDETQMPLPCYHCGVCVMYCPTNVLDMQEVVTNVQNA, encoded by the coding sequence GTGGGTAAAAAACTTGTTGTCAAAGATAGAGAACGATGTATAGGGTGTTATTCATGTATGTATGCATGTAGCAGGGCATGGCATAACATAATTGGCATAGAAAAATCTGCTATGAGGGTGAAAAATTACCCGGGTGTTGAAGGTGCTTTTTCAGTTCGAATATGCCAGGCATGCCTCGAGCCAGAATGTGCTGAAATTTGCCCGACCGGAGCGCTGAAGCTATCAAAAAAAGGATATGGCGTTGAATTAGACCGAAAAAAATGTACTCACTGTATGAGATGTGTTAAAGCTTGCAGTGCGGGTGCTCTTCAGTGGGATGATGAAACCCAGATGCCGTTACCCTGTTATCACTGTGGGGTATGTGTTATGTATTGCCCGACAAACGTTTTAGATATGCAAGAGGTGGTAACAAATGTACAAAATGCTTGA
- a CDS encoding aldehyde ferredoxin oxidoreductase N-terminal domain-containing protein — translation MYKMLEIDLCTGKAKVKDISDLFAKFIGGTGVLTYLALSEFDEKLDPLSPSAPIFLGIGPFNNWFPSASKTVALFKSPLTGDLGESHAGGRLSMAMYASGFHVLKITGKSEKPAYLSVDNERVEIVSCKSLWGRSALSTERILREKEDTRKGKKSIIRIGPAGERLSPIACVTVDSSRHFGRLGLGAVMGSKNLKAIVISGNRYFHIEDKKEYQSLYNELFKTLAYSETTYKYRDLGTAANVIPLSEIHGLPTRNFSQGFFESAGEISGQNFADNFLVQQISCTHCPIGCIHVATLRELFADPHMYKTIKVSYDHELIYSIGSNLSISKAEDILKLLQFIEKQGWDAISIGVTLAWATEAFQKGIINLAHTNGIVLSFGDSNTYLKVLQNISDESNEFYKDLEKGVYYCAKKYGGEDFAIHFNKNEAPGYMTGINAFVGYSVGVRHSHLDCAGYSIDQKFLGRQNDPSKETKLMYEESLIRNLTNCLVTCLFARGTYNMPVIEKGLKILGYDVDANKLIKISKIVHGMKYLLKEKMGFRFSDLKIPTKLTSVYTSRGLINEKDFLERVKFYAEFIEQDKIMAKQFLSHTID, via the coding sequence ATGTACAAAATGCTTGAGATAGACCTCTGCACAGGTAAGGCTAAAGTGAAAGATATATCTGATCTGTTTGCAAAATTCATAGGCGGAACGGGCGTGTTAACTTATCTTGCCCTTTCTGAATTCGACGAAAAACTCGACCCACTTTCTCCGTCAGCCCCGATTTTTCTGGGGATAGGTCCTTTCAACAACTGGTTCCCAAGTGCTTCAAAGACTGTTGCTTTATTCAAATCGCCACTTACTGGAGATTTAGGAGAGTCCCACGCCGGTGGAAGACTTTCCATGGCAATGTATGCATCAGGATTCCATGTCTTGAAAATAACGGGCAAATCTGAAAAACCCGCATATTTATCAGTAGACAACGAACGTGTTGAGATAGTTAGTTGTAAATCACTCTGGGGTAGGAGCGCCCTTTCAACAGAAAGAATTCTTCGCGAAAAAGAAGATACAAGAAAAGGCAAAAAAAGCATAATTCGAATAGGACCTGCTGGAGAAAGATTATCACCCATAGCCTGTGTTACAGTAGACAGTTCAAGGCACTTTGGTAGACTTGGACTTGGAGCAGTGATGGGGTCTAAAAATCTCAAGGCTATCGTTATATCCGGAAATAGATATTTTCATATTGAAGATAAAAAAGAATATCAATCTCTTTACAATGAACTTTTCAAGACACTCGCTTATTCTGAAACAACTTACAAATATAGAGACCTTGGCACAGCTGCAAATGTCATTCCTTTGTCAGAGATCCACGGGTTGCCAACACGAAACTTTTCGCAGGGCTTTTTTGAAAGTGCTGGAGAAATAAGTGGTCAGAACTTTGCCGATAATTTTTTAGTACAGCAGATATCCTGTACACATTGTCCAATTGGATGTATCCACGTTGCAACATTGAGAGAACTCTTCGCAGATCCACATATGTACAAAACTATAAAAGTGTCATACGACCATGAACTTATTTATTCAATAGGATCCAATCTAAGCATATCAAAAGCGGAGGACATCTTAAAACTTCTTCAGTTCATAGAAAAACAGGGCTGGGATGCGATAAGTATAGGCGTCACTCTGGCATGGGCGACTGAAGCTTTTCAAAAAGGGATAATCAACCTTGCACATACCAATGGGATTGTTCTAAGCTTTGGCGACAGCAATACATATCTGAAAGTTCTGCAGAACATATCTGATGAATCAAATGAATTTTACAAAGATCTTGAAAAAGGAGTATATTATTGCGCCAAAAAATATGGGGGAGAAGATTTTGCTATTCATTTTAATAAAAACGAAGCTCCTGGTTATATGACAGGCATAAATGCTTTTGTCGGATACTCAGTTGGTGTAAGACATTCTCATTTAGATTGCGCCGGATACAGTATAGATCAAAAATTTTTAGGAAGGCAAAACGACCCTTCGAAAGAAACAAAACTCATGTACGAAGAATCCCTTATCAGGAACCTTACTAATTGCCTTGTAACATGCCTCTTCGCTCGAGGGACGTACAACATGCCTGTTATAGAAAAAGGCTTAAAAATTCTTGGATACGATGTAGATGCTAATAAATTGATAAAAATTTCGAAAATTGTACATGGTATGAAATACCTTTTGAAAGAAAAAATGGGCTTTAGATTTTCAGACCTGAAAATTCCCACAAAATTGACCAGTGTTTATACAAGCAGAGGGTTGATAAATGAAAAAGATTTTCTAGAAAGAGTGAAATTTTACGCAGAATTTATAGAACAGGACAAAATCATGGCCAAGCAGTTTCTATCTCATACAATTGATTGA
- the infC gene encoding translation initiation factor IF-3 — translation MPAYFFNKEVEIIDKEQVLLKNEQIRFSKVRVIDSDGKQLGIMSSREALEIARRKGLDLVLVSPNGDPPVVKIMDFGKYMYQISKRQKEARKKQKQQEIKQMKFRLKIDEHDYQTKLKHIRRFLGNGDKVKVTIMFRGREITFTEKGKQILERIANDVSDIAAVETDAKLEGRDMWMQLKPKN, via the coding sequence TTGCCCGCATATTTTTTTAATAAGGAGGTAGAGATCATAGATAAAGAACAGGTATTGTTGAAGAATGAACAGATCAGATTTTCAAAAGTTCGAGTAATTGATTCTGATGGAAAACAACTTGGCATAATGTCTTCCAGAGAGGCTCTGGAGATTGCAAGAAGAAAGGGACTAGATCTGGTTCTTGTTTCCCCAAATGGTGATCCACCCGTCGTGAAAATCATGGATTTCGGCAAGTATATGTACCAGATTTCCAAAAGACAGAAAGAAGCAAGAAAAAAGCAGAAACAGCAGGAAATCAAGCAGATGAAATTCAGGCTGAAAATCGACGAGCACGATTACCAAACAAAACTAAAGCACATAAGAAGATTTCTTGGAAACGGTGATAAGGTAAAGGTTACAATCATGTTCAGGGGAAGGGAAATTACCTTTACAGAAAAGGGTAAGCAGATTCTCGAGAGAATAGCAAATGATGTCAGCGATATTGCTGCTGTTGAAACAGATGCCAAACTTGAAGGTCGGGACATGTGGATGCAACTCAAACCAAAGAATTGA
- the rpmI gene encoding 50S ribosomal protein L35, which produces MAKCKMKVSKTASKRFKITKSGKVMFNHARTRHTTGKRRRSALRVLRKKDALAKGDEKRVKRLLGVK; this is translated from the coding sequence ATGGCAAAGTGTAAGATGAAAGTCAGCAAAACAGCATCAAAAAGGTTTAAGATCACAAAAAGCGGCAAAGTCATGTTTAACCATGCTCGCACGAGACATACCACGGGTAAGAGAAGACGTTCAGCCCTGAGAGTGCTCAGAAAGAAAGATGCTCTGGCAAAAGGTGACGAAAAGAGAGTAAAAAGGCTTCTTGGCGTAAAGTGA
- the rplT gene encoding 50S ribosomal protein L20 — MRIKRSVHARKKRREKFLKSAKGYRGAIKRRYRLAKQHYYRAKWYAYAGRKLKKRDFRSLWITRINIAARQNGLKYSQLMHGLKLANISVNRKMLAELAINDPPAFSEYVKIAKEQLQKEAVK; from the coding sequence ATGCGAATCAAAAGATCAGTGCATGCGAGAAAGAAAAGAAGAGAGAAATTTTTAAAATCTGCAAAAGGTTACAGGGGTGCTATAAAAAGAAGATACAGACTGGCTAAACAACATTATTACAGAGCAAAATGGTATGCGTACGCCGGTAGAAAGCTGAAGAAACGTGATTTCAGGAGTTTGTGGATTACAAGAATTAATATAGCAGCAAGACAGAATGGTTTAAAATACAGCCAGTTGATGCATGGACTGAAACTTGCAAATATTTCGGTCAATAGAAAAATGCTCGCCGAACTTGCGATAAATGACCCACCGGCGTTTAGTGAATATGTCAAAATTGCAAAAGAACAACTTCAAAAAGAGGCTGTTAAATAA
- a CDS encoding NADH-dependent [FeFe] hydrogenase, group A6: protein MASVLVEINGKQHQVPSGATILEACNLAGVYIPTLCNHPRLEPTGACRVCVIEVEGARNLQPACATKVQDGMKIKTKTDRVEKAVKFNLALLLSRHPKDCMTCEVNGRCEFQDLIYRYDIQDLFPSEEKTSTVYDDSSPSIIRDLEKCVVCGRCVRACSELQGMDIYSMVDRGFETLPQTAFEMPVYETDCIACGQCSAFCPVGAITENSNVRKVLEELERHDKVLVVQTAPATRVALGEEFGLEPGSISTGKMVAALRKLGFDYVFDTNFAADLTIMEEGSEFLERLKNGGPFPMFTTCCPAWVNMAEKLYPQFLKNLSSAKSPHQMLGPLVKTYFAKKKGIDPENILVVSIMPCTAKKDDIIRPQHMVNGMPGVDIVLTTRELGKLIKMKKIPYASLPDEEYDSPLGESTGAAAIFGVTGGVMEAALRTAYELGLGKPLPKVEFTNVRGFDGIKEATIDFDGKQLKVAVAHGGANVRKLLDKITSGEVYYDFVEIMACPAGCIGGGGQPKSLDKNVLTRRMEGIYTIDERSTIRKSHENPSIKKLYEEFLEHPLSHVSHELLHTTYVDRSKKSKIHEKAMA from the coding sequence GTGGCAAGCGTGTTAGTAGAGATCAACGGAAAGCAACACCAGGTTCCATCAGGTGCAACAATTCTGGAAGCTTGTAACCTCGCAGGTGTTTATATTCCAACACTTTGTAATCATCCAAGACTTGAACCGACTGGCGCATGCAGGGTTTGCGTCATAGAGGTTGAAGGGGCGAGAAACCTTCAACCGGCCTGTGCTACAAAAGTTCAAGATGGTATGAAAATTAAAACAAAGACAGACAGAGTGGAAAAGGCTGTGAAGTTCAATCTGGCTCTTCTTCTCTCAAGACATCCAAAAGACTGCATGACATGTGAAGTAAATGGTCGCTGTGAGTTTCAGGACCTCATTTATCGCTATGATATTCAGGATCTTTTTCCAAGCGAAGAAAAAACAAGTACCGTCTATGATGACAGTTCCCCATCAATAATAAGAGATCTTGAAAAATGTGTTGTCTGTGGTAGATGCGTAAGAGCTTGTTCTGAACTTCAGGGAATGGATATTTACTCAATGGTAGATAGAGGTTTTGAGACGCTTCCTCAAACTGCTTTTGAGATGCCCGTTTATGAAACAGATTGTATTGCATGTGGACAGTGTTCGGCTTTCTGCCCGGTTGGGGCAATTACAGAAAACAGCAATGTGAGAAAAGTACTTGAAGAATTGGAAAGGCACGATAAAGTTCTTGTTGTTCAAACAGCTCCAGCTACAAGAGTCGCACTTGGTGAAGAGTTCGGACTTGAACCGGGAAGTATCTCAACAGGAAAGATGGTTGCAGCTTTGAGAAAACTTGGATTTGACTATGTTTTTGATACAAATTTTGCAGCGGACCTAACAATAATGGAGGAAGGGTCAGAGTTTCTTGAAAGGCTTAAAAATGGGGGACCGTTCCCAATGTTCACCACTTGCTGCCCTGCGTGGGTGAATATGGCAGAAAAGCTCTATCCCCAATTTCTTAAAAATCTATCCTCTGCCAAATCACCACACCAGATGCTTGGTCCACTTGTGAAAACATATTTTGCAAAGAAAAAAGGTATTGATCCAGAAAATATTCTGGTAGTTTCCATTATGCCGTGCACGGCGAAAAAAGATGATATCATCAGACCACAACACATGGTGAATGGTATGCCTGGCGTCGATATAGTCCTGACAACAAGAGAACTTGGAAAGTTAATCAAAATGAAGAAAATACCTTATGCCTCTTTGCCAGACGAAGAATATGATAGTCCGCTTGGAGAATCTACTGGAGCTGCTGCGATTTTCGGTGTAACTGGTGGTGTTATGGAAGCCGCTCTGAGAACGGCCTATGAGCTGGGATTGGGCAAACCTCTTCCAAAAGTTGAATTCACAAATGTTAGAGGTTTTGATGGCATAAAAGAAGCCACTATAGATTTCGATGGCAAGCAATTAAAAGTTGCTGTTGCCCACGGTGGTGCGAATGTTCGCAAGTTGCTCGATAAAATTACTTCCGGAGAAGTGTACTACGATTTTGTTGAAATAATGGCTTGCCCAGCTGGCTGTATAGGTGGTGGAGGACAGCCTAAGAGCCTTGATAAAAATGTTTTGACAAGAAGAATGGAAGGTATCTACACCATTGACGAAAGAAGCACGATAAGAAAATCTCACGAAAATCCTTCTATAAAGAAACTTTACGAAGAATTTCTGGAACATCCACTCAGCCATGTGTCTCACGAACTGCTGCATACGACATACGTAGACAGATCGAAAAAATCCAAAATACACGAGAAAGCCATGGCTTGA